From Streptomyces sp. NBC_00683, one genomic window encodes:
- a CDS encoding alpha/beta fold hydrolase produces the protein MTDPDFSASGPYVPVGPLGPAAGSGGPVRLEGPWTHRDVAANGARFHIAELGDGPLVLLLHGFPQFWWTWRHQLTALADAGFRAVAMDLRGVGGSDRTPRGYDPANLALDVTGVIRSLGEPDAALVGHDMGGYLAWTAAVMRPKLVRRLAVSSMPHPRRWRSSMLSDLAQSRAGSHIWGFQRPWVPERQLVADEAALVARLIRDWSGPRTSDFPDDKTVDVYRRAMCIPSTAHCSIEPYRWMVRSLARPDGVQFNRRMKRPVRVPTLHLHGSLDPAIRTRSSAGSGEYVEAPYRWRLFDGLGHFPHEEDPVAFSTELINWLKDPEPDR, from the coding sequence ATGACCGACCCCGATTTCAGCGCATCCGGCCCGTACGTCCCAGTGGGACCGTTGGGACCGGCTGCCGGTTCCGGCGGTCCCGTACGGCTCGAAGGTCCCTGGACCCACCGCGATGTGGCGGCCAACGGTGCGCGCTTCCACATCGCCGAGCTCGGCGACGGACCGCTCGTGCTCCTGCTGCACGGCTTCCCGCAGTTCTGGTGGACCTGGCGCCATCAGCTGACCGCGCTCGCCGATGCCGGTTTCCGCGCGGTCGCGATGGACCTGCGCGGGGTGGGCGGCAGCGACCGTACGCCCCGGGGCTACGACCCGGCCAATCTGGCGCTCGACGTCACCGGTGTGATCCGCTCGCTCGGTGAGCCCGACGCGGCGCTGGTCGGACACGACATGGGGGGCTATCTCGCCTGGACGGCCGCGGTGATGCGGCCCAAGCTCGTACGGCGTCTCGCGGTGTCGTCGATGCCGCACCCTCGGCGGTGGCGGTCCTCGATGCTCTCCGACTTGGCACAGTCCAGGGCCGGCTCGCACATCTGGGGGTTCCAGCGTCCGTGGGTGCCGGAGCGTCAGCTCGTCGCGGACGAGGCGGCGTTGGTGGCACGGCTGATCCGGGACTGGTCCGGTCCGCGGACCTCGGACTTCCCCGACGACAAGACGGTGGACGTCTACCGCCGCGCCATGTGCATCCCTTCGACGGCTCACTGCTCGATCGAGCCGTACCGCTGGATGGTGCGTTCGCTGGCCCGTCCGGACGGCGTCCAGTTCAACCGGCGGATGAAGCGCCCGGTGCGCGTACCGACGCTGCACCTGCACGGTTCACTCGATCCGGCGATCCGTACACGTAGTTCGGCGGGATCCGGGGAGTACGTCGAAGCGCCGTACCGTTGGCGACTTTTCGACGGTCTGGGGCACTTCCCCCACGAGGAGGATCCGGTCGCGTTCTCGACCGAACTCATCAACTGGCTCAAGGATCCCGAGCCCGACCGGTAG
- the acs gene encoding acetate--CoA ligase translates to MGDVVSNESLANLLKEERRFEPPADLAANANVTVEAYEQADADRLGFWAEQARRLTWATEPTETLDWSNPPFAKWFADGKLNVAYNCVDRHVEAGNGDRVAIHFEGEPGDTRAITYAELKDEVSRAANALTELGVGKGDRVAVYLPMIPEAAVAMLACARIGAAHSVVFGGFSADAIAARIQDADAKVVITADGGYRRGKPTALKPAVDDAVSRFDSVEHVLVVRRTGQDTAWTEGRDVWWHEITGRQSVEHTPEAFEAEHPLFILYTSGTTGKPKGILHTSGGYLTQAAYTHHAVFDLKPESDVYWCTADIGWVTGHSYIVYGPLANGATQVMYEGTPDTPHQGRFWEIVQKYGVTILYTAPTAIRTFMKWGDDIPAKFDLSSLRVLGSVGEPINPEAWMWYRKHIGADTCPIVDTWWQTETGAMMISPLPGVTATKPGSAQRALPGISATVVDDEAREVPDGGGGYLVLTEPWPSMLRTIWGDDERFIDTYWSRFEGKYFAGDGAKKDDDGDIWLLGRVDDVMLVSGHNISTTEVESALVSHPSVAEAAVVGANDETTGQAIVAFVILRGTATASEELVAELRNHVGATLGPIAKPKRVLPVAELPKTRSGKIMRRLLRDVAENRELGDVTTLTDSSVMDLIQTQLPSASAED, encoded by the coding sequence ATGGGAGATGTCGTGAGCAACGAAAGCCTGGCCAATCTGCTCAAGGAGGAGCGGCGGTTCGAACCGCCTGCCGATCTGGCCGCGAACGCCAACGTGACAGTGGAGGCGTACGAGCAGGCCGATGCGGACCGGCTGGGCTTCTGGGCCGAGCAGGCCCGCCGCCTGACCTGGGCCACTGAGCCGACCGAGACGCTCGACTGGAGCAACCCGCCCTTCGCGAAGTGGTTCGCGGACGGCAAGCTCAACGTCGCGTACAACTGCGTGGACCGCCACGTCGAAGCAGGGAACGGCGACCGGGTCGCCATCCACTTCGAGGGCGAGCCCGGAGACACGCGCGCGATCACCTACGCGGAGCTGAAGGACGAGGTCTCCCGCGCCGCCAATGCGCTCACCGAGCTCGGTGTCGGCAAGGGCGACCGGGTCGCCGTCTATCTGCCGATGATCCCCGAGGCAGCCGTCGCGATGCTGGCCTGCGCCCGCATCGGCGCCGCCCACTCGGTCGTCTTCGGCGGCTTCTCCGCCGACGCCATCGCGGCCCGCATCCAGGACGCGGACGCCAAGGTCGTCATCACCGCCGACGGCGGCTACCGCCGCGGGAAGCCGACCGCGCTCAAGCCCGCCGTGGACGACGCGGTCTCCCGTTTCGACAGCGTCGAGCATGTCCTCGTGGTCCGCCGCACCGGGCAGGACACCGCCTGGACCGAGGGCCGGGACGTCTGGTGGCACGAGATCACCGGCCGGCAGTCCGTCGAGCACACCCCCGAGGCCTTCGAGGCGGAGCACCCGCTCTTCATCCTCTACACCTCGGGTACGACGGGTAAGCCGAAGGGCATCCTGCACACCTCGGGCGGATACCTCACGCAGGCGGCGTACACGCACCACGCGGTCTTCGACCTCAAGCCCGAGTCGGACGTGTACTGGTGCACCGCCGACATCGGCTGGGTCACCGGACACTCGTACATCGTCTACGGCCCGCTGGCCAACGGCGCGACCCAGGTCATGTACGAGGGCACGCCCGACACCCCGCACCAGGGGCGCTTCTGGGAGATCGTCCAGAAGTACGGCGTCACGATCCTCTACACCGCGCCGACCGCGATCCGTACGTTCATGAAGTGGGGAGACGACATCCCCGCCAAGTTCGACCTGTCGTCGCTGCGTGTCCTCGGTTCGGTCGGTGAGCCGATCAACCCCGAGGCATGGATGTGGTACCGCAAGCACATCGGTGCCGACACCTGTCCGATCGTGGACACCTGGTGGCAGACGGAGACCGGCGCGATGATGATCTCGCCGCTTCCCGGGGTCACCGCGACCAAGCCCGGTTCCGCCCAGCGCGCGCTGCCCGGCATCTCGGCCACCGTCGTCGACGACGAGGCCCGCGAGGTACCGGACGGCGGGGGCGGCTACCTCGTCCTCACCGAGCCGTGGCCGTCGATGCTCCGCACCATCTGGGGCGACGACGAGCGCTTCATCGACACCTACTGGTCGCGCTTCGAGGGCAAGTACTTCGCCGGCGACGGTGCCAAGAAGGACGACGACGGCGACATCTGGCTGCTCGGCCGGGTCGACGACGTGATGCTCGTGTCCGGGCACAACATCTCGACCACCGAGGTCGAGTCGGCTCTCGTGTCGCACCCGTCGGTCGCCGAGGCGGCCGTGGTCGGCGCCAACGACGAGACCACCGGTCAGGCCATCGTCGCGTTCGTGATCCTGCGCGGCACGGCCACCGCTTCCGAGGAGCTCGTCGCCGAGCTGCGGAACCACGTCGGCGCCACGCTCGGCCCGATCGCCAAGCCCAAGCGTGTCCTGCCGGTCGCCGAACTGCCGAAGACCCGCTCCGGCAAGATCATGCGGCGTCTGCTGCGTGACGTCGCCGAGAACCGTGAGCTGGGCGATGTCACCACGCTCACCGACTCCTCGGTGATGGACCTCATCCAGACGCAGCTGCCGTCGGCGTCCGCGGAGGACTGA
- a CDS encoding MarP family serine protease has translation MNVLDILLLVGAVWFAVIGYRQGFVVGILSVIGFLGGGLVAVYLLPVIWDQMTDGSEVSSTAAIVAVVIVIVCASVGQAFTTHLGNKLRRYITWSPARALDATGGSLVNVVAMLLVAWLIGSALAGTSLPTLGKEVRSSSVLLGVSRVMPDEASTWFTDFSSVLAQNGFPQVFSPFANEPITEVKAPDPALAGSPVAARAKKSIVKVVGTAPGCGKVLEGTGFVFSNRRVMTNAHVVGGVDEPTVQIGGEGRLYDAKVVLYDWQRDIAVLDVPDLDAQPLRFTDTRSDAESGDDAIVAGFPENGAYDVRSARIRGRIDADGPDIYHRGTVRRDVYSLFATVRQGNSGGPLLTPDGKVYGVVFAKSLDDPDTGYALTADEIREDIELGKAANQQVDSQGCAL, from the coding sequence GTGAATGTGCTGGACATCCTGCTGCTGGTCGGCGCCGTGTGGTTCGCGGTCATCGGATACCGCCAGGGTTTCGTCGTCGGCATTCTGTCCGTGATCGGCTTTCTGGGCGGCGGCCTCGTCGCCGTCTACCTGCTGCCGGTCATCTGGGACCAGATGACCGACGGGTCGGAAGTCTCCTCCACAGCTGCCATCGTCGCGGTCGTGATCGTGATCGTGTGCGCCTCCGTCGGGCAGGCGTTCACCACCCACCTCGGCAACAAACTCCGCCGGTACATCACGTGGTCGCCCGCGCGCGCCCTGGACGCCACGGGCGGCTCCCTGGTCAACGTGGTGGCCATGCTGCTGGTCGCCTGGCTGATCGGCTCCGCGCTCGCAGGCACGTCACTGCCGACCCTGGGCAAGGAGGTCCGTAGTTCCTCGGTCCTGCTCGGAGTCTCCCGGGTGATGCCCGACGAGGCCTCCACCTGGTTCACGGACTTCTCCTCGGTCCTGGCCCAGAACGGCTTCCCGCAGGTCTTCAGTCCCTTCGCCAATGAACCGATCACCGAGGTCAAGGCCCCGGACCCGGCGCTTGCGGGCAGCCCCGTCGCCGCCCGCGCCAAGAAGTCCATCGTCAAGGTCGTCGGCACGGCGCCGGGCTGCGGCAAGGTCCTGGAGGGCACCGGCTTCGTCTTCTCGAACCGCCGCGTGATGACCAACGCCCATGTGGTCGGAGGCGTGGACGAGCCGACCGTGCAGATCGGCGGCGAAGGCCGGCTGTACGACGCGAAGGTCGTTCTCTACGACTGGCAGCGCGACATCGCCGTACTGGACGTCCCGGACCTCGACGCGCAGCCGCTGCGCTTCACCGACACCCGGAGCGACGCGGAGAGCGGCGACGACGCCATCGTCGCCGGCTTCCCGGAGAACGGCGCCTACGACGTACGCTCCGCTCGTATCCGGGGCCGCATCGACGCCGACGGCCCGGACATCTACCACCGGGGCACAGTGCGGCGCGATGTGTACTCCCTGTTCGCGACCGTGCGTCAGGGCAACTCCGGCGGCCCGCTGCTCACTCCGGACGGCAAGGTCTACGGAGTGGTGTTCGCCAAGTCGCTCGACGACCCGGACACGGGATACGCGCTGACGGCCGACGAGATCCGCGAGGACATCGAGCTCGGCAAGGCCGCCAATCAGCAGGTCGACAGTCAGGGCTGCGCGCTCTGA
- a CDS encoding phage holin family protein, which translates to MSDPGNYAGSADRSLGQLFASATAEMSALVHDEIALAKAEVRQDVKRGVIGSVAFIVTGVLILFAIPVLSFAAAYGIHNLGLGLAWSFLIVGGAFILLGILLALFGLAKFKKVKPPEKSIASAKQTAAVLQGVKPHPRPAEPVGALGRAQGSTLADRAIESRPVQDKAASVARSST; encoded by the coding sequence ATGAGCGACCCCGGCAACTACGCGGGCAGCGCCGACCGTAGTCTCGGACAGCTGTTCGCGTCCGCGACGGCTGAGATGTCCGCGCTGGTGCACGACGAGATCGCCCTGGCCAAGGCCGAGGTACGCCAGGACGTCAAGCGCGGCGTGATCGGCAGCGTGGCGTTCATCGTCACAGGGGTGCTGATCCTCTTCGCGATCCCCGTGCTCAGCTTCGCGGCGGCCTACGGGATCCACAATCTGGGGCTGGGGCTCGCCTGGTCGTTCCTGATCGTGGGCGGCGCGTTCATTCTGCTGGGGATCCTTCTCGCCCTCTTCGGGCTCGCCAAGTTCAAGAAGGTCAAGCCGCCGGAGAAGTCCATCGCTTCGGCCAAGCAGACCGCGGCGGTCCTGCAGGGCGTCAAGCCGCACCCCCGCCCCGCCGAACCCGTAGGTGCGCTCGGCCGGGCGCAGGGCAGCACGCTCGCTGACAGGGCCATCGAGAGCCGCCCGGTCCAGGACAAGGCGGCCTCTGTGGCACGCTCATCGACATGA
- the nhaA gene encoding Na+/H+ antiporter NhaA — MAAPVPPPPRRALLGRLSLPERNYVAEALRAETVGGIILLLAAVTALIWANTLGSSYEAVSDFHFGPESLGLDLSVSHWAADGLLAIFFFVAGVELKRELVAGELRDPRAAALPVAAALCGMAVPAVVYTLAAVFGKGSTAGWAVPTATDIAFALAVLAVIGTSLPAALRAFLLTLAVVDDLFAILIIAIFFTDSINFLALAGAFAGLAVFYLLLRVEVRGWYVYLPLALVIWGLMYNSGVHATIAGVAMGLMLRCTKREGESQSPGEHIEHLVRPLSAGFAVPVFALFSAGVTLKGDALAGVFTRPETLGVVLGLVVGKTIGIFGGTWLVARFTKAELNKDLAWADVLAVAALAGIGFTVSLLIGELAFAGDEDMINEVKAAVLLGSLIAAVLSGVLLKVRVRRYRALYEAEERDEDESGVPDIYEQDDPEYHLRMAAIHERKAAEHRRLAEQAGAASSKPDSPA, encoded by the coding sequence GTGGCCGCGCCTGTACCCCCGCCCCCCCGCCGTGCGCTGCTCGGCCGCCTCTCCCTGCCCGAGCGGAACTACGTCGCGGAGGCGCTGCGTGCCGAGACGGTCGGCGGCATCATCCTGCTGCTCGCCGCCGTCACCGCGCTGATCTGGGCGAACACCCTCGGTTCCAGCTACGAAGCCGTCAGCGACTTCCACTTCGGACCCGAATCGCTGGGGCTCGATCTCTCCGTGTCCCACTGGGCGGCCGACGGACTCCTCGCGATCTTCTTCTTCGTCGCAGGCGTCGAACTCAAGCGCGAACTGGTCGCGGGCGAACTGCGCGACCCCCGGGCAGCGGCCCTGCCCGTGGCCGCCGCGCTGTGCGGAATGGCCGTTCCCGCCGTCGTCTACACCCTGGCCGCCGTGTTCGGGAAAGGCTCCACAGCCGGCTGGGCGGTACCCACCGCCACCGACATCGCGTTCGCCCTGGCAGTTCTCGCGGTCATCGGTACCTCGCTGCCGGCGGCGCTGCGCGCGTTCCTGCTCACGCTCGCCGTGGTCGACGACCTGTTCGCGATCCTGATCATCGCGATCTTCTTCACCGATAGCATCAACTTCCTCGCCCTCGCGGGGGCCTTCGCCGGCCTGGCCGTCTTCTACCTCCTCCTGCGCGTGGAGGTCCGGGGCTGGTACGTCTATCTGCCGCTCGCCCTGGTGATCTGGGGGCTGATGTACAACAGCGGCGTCCACGCCACGATCGCCGGTGTCGCGATGGGCCTCATGCTCCGTTGCACCAAGCGCGAAGGCGAGTCGCAATCCCCCGGCGAACACATCGAGCACCTGGTGCGGCCCCTTTCCGCCGGGTTCGCGGTGCCGGTGTTCGCACTCTTCTCGGCCGGCGTCACCCTCAAGGGCGATGCCCTGGCAGGCGTTTTCACCCGGCCCGAAACGCTCGGCGTGGTCCTCGGACTGGTCGTCGGCAAGACGATCGGCATCTTCGGCGGCACCTGGCTCGTCGCCCGCTTCACCAAGGCGGAGCTGAACAAGGACCTGGCCTGGGCGGATGTGCTGGCCGTCGCGGCGCTCGCCGGTATCGGCTTCACCGTTTCGCTGCTCATCGGGGAGCTCGCCTTCGCGGGCGACGAGGACATGATCAACGAGGTCAAGGCCGCGGTCCTGCTCGGTTCCCTCATTGCCGCCGTACTCTCCGGTGTACTGCTGAAAGTCCGGGTACGCAGATACAGGGCCCTGTACGAGGCGGAGGAGCGCGACGAGGACGAATCGGGAGTGCCCGACATCTACGAGCAGGACGATCCGGAGTACCACCTGCGGATGGCTGCGATCCACGAGAGGAAAGCTGCCGAGCACCGCCGCCTTGCCGAACAGGCGGGGGCAGCGAGCAGCAAGCCGGACAGTCCGGCATGA